The proteins below are encoded in one region of Magnetococcales bacterium:
- a CDS encoding GMC family oxidoreductase — MPTTETCTGHTPPGGAGIPWGECSGLAGQEIRTDILVVGSGPGGAMTATLLAENGQAVIMLEEGAWTSQESCIPFSRAEMIYKYRHGGLTAAMGSPPLAYVEGCCAGGGSEINSGLYHRSPPETLWRWSRENGVRHLTPETMEPHFAAVEQDIGVMLHPGTPPLNSLKLALGAKNLGWHAMEVPRWYSYLPIPVGSEKTAERPFLEQRNTMTRTLIPRFLRAGGTLLVRFRVEGVRFWNHAWEVTAVPTCSVPRPARKTFFARHLFLAAGAIGTPALLQRNKLAPLAGGRLATHPTLKVTARFPEQVNLPHTGVGVHQVKEFSPRMGFGCAVSSAPHLAISLLDHPRYLPLVEGQSEHLAVYYVMVRGEGRVVTHSSLRHPLPLWHMPETAWRDLAAGLRHLARLLFAAGADTLWPQVAGMEPLRHAGHLSRLPNKLPARNTRLMTIHLMGSCPMGEVGSDAVTDSFGRVHGQKNLYVCDASLLCDAPGVNPQGSVMALARRNVIHFLEQKQDKNK; from the coding sequence ATGCCCACCACCGAAACCTGCACCGGACACACCCCTCCAGGAGGTGCCGGGATTCCATGGGGAGAGTGTTCCGGGCTCGCCGGGCAGGAGATCCGCACCGACATCCTTGTGGTGGGATCCGGTCCCGGCGGGGCCATGACGGCAACCCTGCTGGCGGAAAACGGTCAAGCCGTCATCATGCTGGAAGAGGGTGCATGGACCTCCCAGGAGAGTTGCATCCCCTTTTCCCGCGCCGAGATGATTTACAAATACCGCCATGGGGGACTCACGGCGGCCATGGGATCTCCGCCCTTGGCTTATGTGGAAGGGTGCTGCGCGGGCGGTGGCAGCGAAATCAACAGCGGACTCTACCACCGCTCCCCTCCGGAGACACTTTGGCGCTGGTCCCGGGAAAACGGCGTGCGCCATTTGACCCCCGAAACGATGGAACCCCATTTCGCTGCCGTCGAACAGGATATCGGCGTCATGCTCCATCCAGGCACACCCCCTCTCAACTCCCTGAAATTGGCCCTTGGCGCCAAAAACCTGGGCTGGCATGCCATGGAGGTACCCCGCTGGTACAGTTATCTCCCCATACCGGTCGGGTCGGAAAAAACGGCAGAGCGGCCCTTTCTGGAGCAGCGCAACACCATGACCCGCACGCTCATTCCGCGTTTTCTTCGTGCGGGCGGGACGTTGTTGGTGCGATTTCGGGTCGAGGGAGTCCGCTTTTGGAATCATGCCTGGGAGGTTACCGCCGTGCCGACCTGTTCCGTGCCCCGTCCTGCTCGCAAAACATTTTTCGCCCGGCATCTTTTTCTGGCAGCCGGGGCCATCGGTACGCCGGCCTTGTTGCAGCGCAACAAACTTGCCCCCCTGGCAGGAGGCCGCCTGGCCACCCATCCAACCCTCAAGGTGACGGCCCGTTTTCCGGAACAGGTCAACCTGCCGCACACCGGGGTTGGGGTGCATCAGGTCAAGGAGTTTTCCCCCCGCATGGGGTTTGGCTGTGCTGTTTCGTCCGCGCCCCATCTGGCCATATCTCTATTGGATCACCCCCGTTATCTGCCCCTTGTCGAGGGGCAGAGTGAACATTTGGCGGTCTACTATGTCATGGTGCGGGGCGAAGGCCGGGTGGTCACGCACTCTTCGCTGCGTCATCCTCTCCCCCTTTGGCACATGCCGGAGACTGCCTGGCGTGATCTGGCTGCCGGTCTGCGCCACCTCGCCAGGTTGCTGTTCGCCGCCGGGGCGGATACCCTCTGGCCCCAGGTGGCGGGCATGGAGCCCCTGCGGCATGCCGGACACCTCTCCCGCCTGCCCAACAAGCTGCCGGCTCGTAACACCCGCCTGATGACCATCCATCTCATGGGTTCCTGCCCCATGGGCGAGGTGGGCAGCGATGCCGTGACAGACTCCTTTGGTCGCGTGCATGGTCAGAAAAACCTGTATGTCTGCGATGCCTCGCTGCTGTGTGATGCCCCAGGCGTCAATCCCCAGGGCAGTGTCATGGCCCTG